GGGTTGCGGACGGCGCACTGCTGCGTTATGCGGCCGTATTCGTGCCACTTGATGCCGTTCACCTGCCCCGAGGTGCAGTTGTACACACGTATCGGCGTTGCACTGTCAAAGGGATAAAACTCATCCGTCATCAGACGCAGCAGAAACACTAACAATGGACGGCCCGCCCTCCATACGAAAACACTTACATTTTTTGGGCGTTCTCCCAGGCGGCTGCGATCAGCGTGTTGCACACGATGTCGACCGGTATGACGTCCATCGTGCACCGTTCGTCGCACATTATGCTGCTGATGGTACCGCGTCCGATCTCCATCATGATGCCTACCGAAAAATAGGAATCCGACCATCAATCAATCATTCGACCATGGCTCTGTTGCCATGCCACGAGGACACGGTACTACCTACCAGTGATGCCGTACACGTTGTCGATCCAACCGGGGTACGGTTCGGCCACCGCACCCGTCACTATGGATGGGCGGACGATGCAGAGCGGTAGCCGGTCGGCGTACTGCGCCACGAGCTGCTCGGTGATGGACTTCGTTAGCGTGTAGGTGTTCGGATGGGTGCCCTGGAGCTTGCCGGCGATGGCGTTGATGACATCGCCCGGCAGCAGCTGTATGCACTGCATGAATTGTTCCGGATCCATCGGCGGTGGGTAGACCGCCTCGTCGACCTCGCTCCTACACGGGTTGCTGTAGGCGGTCGAGACGTGGACTACACTCTGCAATGTGGTAGGAAAATCGAACCCCGGTAAGTCCCAATCATGTCCTTTATTAAGTCAAACTTCTGGAGCAAGTTCTGGGAACATCGAACAGTACTCACCTGTAGCTGTTGCATGTTGGCGCAAAGGTCCAGTAGTCGCTTGGTGCCGATCGTGTTAAGCAGTGCGGCCTCGATGAGTCCCTCGTTGAAGCGCACGGTGGCCGCGACGTGGAACACCACCTGCACCTGGTCGAGCAGTGTGCGATGGTCGCGCTCGGACAGTCCAAGAAGCGGCAGCGAGATATCGCCCCCGACGCACACCAGCTTTTCGAGGAGCTGGGGCGTCTTGCTGCGCAGCCGGTCGAACACCGGATGCCGGACGAACTCCTTGTAGCGCTGCTCGCTGGTGAGGCCTCGCTTCGGGCGCAGTAGGATGTAGATGGTGCGTAGGCCCTCGCAGGCGCGCAGTAGCTTCTCGATCAGCACCTTACCGAGGAACCCGGTGCCACCGGTCACGAACACGCTCTTACCATCGTAGAACGGTCGTAGCGTATCCGTGGTGGCCGGCTCGGGTACGAGCTCCAGGTCCTCGCCGACGCTCGGGAGGAACTCGTTATTGTTCTCGTCGATCACGGCCAGCGGCCGAGCGTCTTTCGGGCGCACCTGCTCACCGTGCGCTATCAGAGCCGGCCGCTTAAGGCTCAACACCGATGAGACGGTGCTTTCCAAGCTTTTCACGATCATTTTAGGGATCCCTTCGTTCGCCAACTGCTAGAGGATGCTCCGTGTACTAGAATCTCTCGCGAGGATACCGTGGAATCTGTGAATCTCAACCCAGCCTCGGCGGGTTTCGAATCGCTGAAAATCGGGAAAAGAATTAGCGTGTTGTCCCACAAATTGACCTTCGTGCTTCGGCGCATATGAGCTCGTGTTCGGAGCTTTTCACGGTCAACGGGTAATGAACTGAACCGGTAAGATGCTTTTGCTGAGATTAGGAATTCATCACTCTTTGCCGagcgttgttttgtttgttcgaatAATCATAGCCTCATTAACGTCGTGTTGTTATGGGAGACGATTCTGGAGCTCATCGGGCTATCTAGTTTATCTGTCAACCATCGGAAACCTATCCACCGAGAGGTGTCGCTAATATTCCTTCGCGCGTTGCGATTGAGGTCGCACGTTCAACTCAATCAGCCCGTCCCGACCATGCTGGTTAttattttatctatttatGTCCCACATTTCAAGTACGGACCTCCGCTTCCTCGCTCCTCCCTGGATTCCCCCGGCTTGCTCAAGCCATGCAACTTTGGACCGGTTAGCAATCGTAGCATCAAAGAAGAAAGCGGACTTCTGGTATCAGCCTGAAAAGAAATGGCAATTCCAGCCACCCCAGCGTGCAGTACGTGCAAACGAGATCCCCACACAAGCGGGCTGGTTCCCCCATGCACCCTCCTGCCCACCCTTGTTGCAGTGGCACTGCATTTCTAATGCCGTTCGCCGTTAGTGGCCAGTAGCTTGCGCAGGACTTGCAGCTCTGTTACGCTAGGTACGCCTCTGTGCTCGACGGGTTGGAATGTTGCGTAACGGTCTGGGAAAGCCAACACCACATCAGctagccagccagccagccaggcAGGCCATTGCAGAAGAGAGTGCACCCGTAACCGGGCACGTACGTACGGCTCGAGAATCTGCCCCCggggacgaggacgaggacgaggacgagtGCGGTGCGTTACATTTTCCTCGCGCCAAGGAACCCGGTGCCATAATCGTTGCTGATGCCCAAATCCCCTCTGCGCAAAGCGCGAAGAGCGTAAGCACTGGATGTCGATCCGGTTGTATAACCGGGAGCTTGGTGGTGCTGTGTAGCAAAGAGGCAAACATGGTTGGCGAGATGGGGTTGCTCCCGTGCGTCCCGAACCCGAAGGAAAGTTCTTGCTGGTGCCACAAAACCACACTTTCTGGGCGATTCAGTAATCGATTCTGGATCTGTACCCTTTGACAACAATTTGTGTTCCAAACAGACTCTTGTTAAGGCTTGCAATAACCTTATTGCACTGTGGGTTTGGACTCTGGGAGATCCTACCAGTACCTATTCTTCTTTAATTTGGTACAAGATATGCCCAGGGACCAGGTCACGGGTGAACGTAGACTTCAGGTGAaaagatccactaatgaggCACTGATATCATGACAGGTTGCGGGTTGATAGGCAATCGGTAGTTCGGTTTTGGAACAAATCTTCCACATCCTGATGCTTAGTGATTGGTTGATGGGTGTCGCTAGATGAACTGCCGATCTATGTGAGGCATGCAATGTCTGTCCGGTGTGTAGTTCGCGTGATCCCTTCGGGACAGTCTTTCTAACACACTTGCGCCAGAGTCCCTTTGGCTTTCGTAGCCCGGGACTACATTCACTCCACTGCCCCCTTACTTCCCCGTCACTCTCACTCAATCCTTCCCTCGCATCTGCCTCTTTCCCCCGTCTTATCAGGCAACCctgttggtttgtttcttttatcacACCACACTCACTCTGTAGTTCGCTCGGAAGCGTCACACTTGCACGGGAAAACGGGGGTTTTCTCCGGCGGGTCGGGGGTAGCGGGTTGTGGGTACGTTTGGGGGCCGTCGTACTCGACTCTCCTCCTCGCTGGTGAGGACGCCTCTGGGGTGATGGACGCCGATCCGTTTGTGGCGCGCTCCGAAACTTAACTGACCGCACCGACCGGGTGCACCGTTGCAGCAAGCCCGCACCTGGGCCGCAGTGGGCCCCTCGGGGAGGGTCCGCGAAATATGCCACCCGAAGCCACACATTCAACCACCCTTCTTTGCGCACGCCATCTcccacccaaaaaaaaagaaaagaaaaaaagaaaaaagcagcGCCCGATCGCTCGCGGTTGCATTATGCACTATTGCATGCACGGGATACGCAGCCACTTGCAGACGCTGCCGTCCGCCGGCGCCTCGACGCTGCGTGCGAAAGAAAGCCTTTTTCGAGcgcggaggaaaaacaaaaccagtttttgtttttccacctcggGCGCAAAGTCGCCTTCTGCGGCGGCGAGCGTGTTTCTTCACTTCTGCTCAAGCCAAAAACTCCTAATCTCCGCCGCGTGTCTGCATGAGTACTTAAAcgtaaataattaaacaagcATAAATATGCAGATTTTAGTGACCTGTTGATAGAAGGAAAAGTCGTCAAAGTAGAGACAACATTTTTGGTAATTGGATAAAAATGGATTTATATGGCGTTATGGCGATTTCCTGTTGTACAATAGGAGTCAACACTCACCATATGGTTGGATAATAGTTGATGGTTCTAAGTTCTGAACAAAGGCTAAAAGGCTAAGGGAGGGCCTAGATGGATGGAAACATTAATGAAACACAACACGCACACGGCATCCAACACGTTCGCAGGCTCAAAACATCAGGCTGTTGATGACGGAGACGTGTGATCtagatgaaatgaaatatcgGATTCCAAGTGTTGTCCCTAGCTACGCATTACTCCActcctggtgctgctgctttcCACTCACCCCCGCCGTCCACCCTCCCTTGTACGAGAAAACCCTAACTTTTCGTTCACGCCACATTCATTTATTCTGCTGCTCGCTCGCCGTCGTTCACGTACTTGGTTTCTAAGCGCCTGCGGTACGGATTTGGACGGTTTTGGCGCATCTGGTGTCTGATGTGTAGATCGATTTCTTCGTTTTCATGCCGTCCTCCTTTCTCACCTCTTACCCAACCTTCGACCATTGCAGCAATGTGTCTCTTCCCGAGGCGGTTGAACTGTGTAACGTGCTTGGCGAACGTTCTTGGCGGAGTTTGTTGACCAAGATTTGCCAGCTTCTTCGGTCTTTCACTCTAAACTGCCTTTTAATTGCGCTGCATCGTCGCCATGCGGGCCACAAACCGCTCCATACTTTCCGGCGGGAAATTGCTGCCCAAAGGACATGGCGCAGTGACCTTGGGAAGGAAGTGATGGCGAAATGGTGACCATTCCCAGACGCTAGCGCTGCAGACATGGGCATCATTGAGTTAACATCCATAAGGATGCGTTAGCAAACAACATTACCAACTTGGGCCGGCTTCTTCGTTAGGCAAACAGTAGACAATTCTCTGTGAAAAGAGGTACTTGGTTTGGGCTGGCCGAGTGTCAGAAATCTGCCTCCAACTTTAAGCTGACCCTCCATAGGCCTTTTGCTGCGAGCCTACACGATTACGAATGATTGGCAACTTTTGGCAAAAGAGCCCTTTCAGTTGCGCATACACATTCACATAGCCATGgtttattgaaaagtgaaggaaaatcACATTTACAGTGGCTGAAATGTTGTTAAGTGCAACCTTCCTTTTCTTCGAGTATTTTGGCAAACATTACGTTCAGGTGAAGACAAATCCATATAAGGGATTTTACTAATTTTCTAactataaataataattaatgtATTAATTGTAATTGAAGATAATCAGGCGAAGATCTTACATCTATAATCTTATGTGTACTTGTATGAATCCGGGCCACTGTATATTTGACGCCGCACTGGACACGTGTGCATTAAAACGATCGATTTGAaaatagaaacgaaaaaagaaaagaaaggtaAAACCCACAAAACTGCCTTTTGACGCAAAAGTGCATCAAAGTGCAAAgtccgccccccccccccctcccccctcgcgATTCCTGCAACACAGATTCGGAGTTTGATGCAACTTTTACCCATGGTTTAGTGGCGTTTTGAATGATCGGCTGTTGGATGGTGTTTgcctgggttttttttgcctaaacataatttattttcaccccCACCCCGAATTGTGGAGATGATTGCACAAAGCATGCACTTGCACCTCCGCTGACTTGGGGAGTGgggtggtagtggtgcatCGCCTATGCCAACCAGTGGGGCACCACAACCCCCTCGCACTGGAGGGGGGGAGAAGTGCATCAAATGCACACGTTGGTGTTACCTTTTCCTTCAATTTCTTTCACTCGTTCTCTAGTGCTTTCTTTCTGTTGCATTTTATGTTAGCTGCAGGGCAAagcgcggggggggggggggaacgcaGGGGTGGGCATAGAAAGCAAAAGCTATATGTGTGTTTCCTGCGTTATGCACGTTGGCTGCTGCACCGGACTAATTCAcctgtttttccacccacacAACCACAAACTAGCGTATCTCAACCGGTGGAGAAACACGAGTGATCTATTTTAACAAATGCCTCCGCTTGCATACAAATGTAACCTAAAGCATTGGCAGTAAAAGAGTTCTTAggctgcaaaaataaaaaactggAAGGTATCAAAACATGGGCTCAAACTATCATCATAGGTGATTATTTCTGGCTTGTCCAAATTAGTTCTAACCAAGACTATATGGCAAGCGTATGTTTTACTTAatgttaaaacaatttaattttattaaacattCATAGTTAGGTTCACTGTTTAAAGCTCTAGGACTCATAGGACTAAAGATGCAGATTTGGAACTAGAAAGATTGCCATACAAATTGCTGATCGCGTTCATCCGCACAGGGTTTTGGGCGTATGGACATTAGGGTATGGCAAGACCGTAGGTCGTTTCGGTGAGCTGCA
This region of Anopheles coustani chromosome X, idAnoCousDA_361_x.2, whole genome shotgun sequence genomic DNA includes:
- the LOC131268767 gene encoding putative fatty acyl-CoA reductase CG5065 — translated: MIVKSLESTVSSVLSLKRPALIAHGEQVRPKDARPLAVIDENNNEFLPSVGEDLELVPEPATTDTLRPFYDGKSVFVTGGTGFLGKVLIEKLLRACEGLRTIYILLRPKRGLTSEQRYKEFVRHPVFDRLRSKTPQLLEKLVCVGGDISLPLLGLSERDHRTLLDQVQVVFHVAATVRFNEGLIEAALLNTIGTKRLLDLCANMQQLQSVVHVSTAYSNPCRSEVDEAVYPPPMDPEQFMQCIQLLPGDVINAIAGKLQGTHPNTYTLTKSITEQLVAQYADRLPLCIVRPSIVTGAVAEPYPGWIDNVYGITGIMMEIGRGTISSIMCDERCTMDVIPVDIVCNTLIAAAWENAQKIATPIRVYNCTSGQVNGIKWHEYGRITQQCAVRNPTKYVMLYPGFRFRTNRLMHKLVEVLLHFLPAYLFDVLMRAQGAKPIMAKIAKRFQKAADTGEYFAMHEWNFRNDNLLGLGRRVRRDRAGADFPCDVQGLDWAAYIENYMLGIRRFVLKDELDSMSQARSKLQRLLWFKRFLQLGALLLLYYFCGLLFRMHHI